From Elephas maximus indicus isolate mEleMax1 chromosome 1, mEleMax1 primary haplotype, whole genome shotgun sequence, a single genomic window includes:
- the NDUFAF4 gene encoding NADH dehydrogenase [ubiquinone] 1 alpha subcomplex assembly factor 4: MGATVARAVRNFNLENRAEREISKLKPSLAPRHPSTKNLLREEMSRHPEVKGEITRKDDKLLSLLKNVYVDSRDPVSSMQAKDDGTRPKPKEFRLPKGHHLDENVTNIPKGKISIVEAMTLLNNHKLYPDTWTAEKIAQEYHLELKDVNSLLRYFVTFEVKIFPSKDKKAIQLK; the protein is encoded by the exons ATGGGGGCCACGGTGGCTCGCGCTGTCAGGAACTTTAATTTAGAGAACCGGGCAGAACGGGAAATTAGCAAGCTGAAGCCATCTCTCGCTCCCAGGCACCCCTCCACCAAGAACCTACTCCGAGAGGAGATGAGCC gcCATCCAGAGGTTAAGGGAGAAATTACTAGAAAAGATGACAAGCTGCTGTCATTACTAAAAAATGTTTATGTTGATTCCAGAGATCCTGTGTCTTCTATGCAG GCAAAAGATGATGGAACACGTCCAAAGCCAAAGGAGTTCAGATTGCCGAAAGGCCATCACCTTGATGAGAATGTTACAAACATTCCCAAAGGCAAAATTTCAATTGTAGAGGCAATGACACTTCTCAATAATCATAAACTTTATCCAGACACGTGGACTGCTGAGAAAATAGCACAAGAATACCATCTAGAACTGAAAGATGTAAATTCCCTTCTCAGGTACTTTGTTACTTTTGAAGTCAAAATCTTTCCTTCCAAAGACAAGAAAGCCATACAactgaaatga